The segment GCGAATGTTTTGACTTTGCCGTGATAACGGGCGCCCGCGCGGTCGAACACGACCGCGCCGATGCCGGCGGCCTTGGCCTTGGCGGCGAAGGCGGTGCCGAGGACCTTGGCCCCGGCGAGGTTGGCGGCGAGTTTCTTGCCCCGCAGCTCGGGATCGAGCGTACCGAGGAACACGAGGGTCGAGCCCGCATCGTCGTTGATCGCCTGCGCGTAGATGTGCTTGGCGGTGAAGCGTACGGCGAGACGCGGACGCGCAGCGGTGCCCTGGACTTTCTTGCGGATTCTCCAGCGACGCTTCTGCAGGAGATCGGCTTTGCGAATGGTATTCACGACGAAATCTGAGATTTTAAATTTTAGATTGAGATCGGCGGAAGCCAGAGGCTTACGCCACGGTCTTGCCTTCCTTGCGGCGAACACGCTCGCCGACGATACGCACGCCCTTGCCCTTGTAAGGCTCCGGCGGGTAGTAGCCGCGGATCTCCGCGGTCACGGCACCGACGAGCTGTTTGTCCGCGCCTTCGACGCGAACCTTCGTCTGGTCCGTCACGGTGATTTTGATGCCCTCCGGGATGTCGAGGAGGATCGGGTGCGAGTAGCCGAGCGCGAGGTCGAGCTGCTTGCCCTTGAGGTTGGCCTTGAAGCCGACACCCTGGATTTCGAGATCCTTGGTGTAGCCCTCCGTTACGCCCTTGACCATGCCGGCCACGATGGAACGTGCGGTGCCGTACATGGCTTTGGCGAAACGCGACTCCTCGGTGGGAGCGAACGTCACCTGCTTGTCAGCGACGGTGACCTTCACCGCGGGCGCAAAGGTCTTTTGGACCCTGCCCTTGGGACCCTCGACGAACACGGTGCCGTCCTTGACGGACACCTTGACCTTGTCGGGGATGGAAACGGGTTGTTTGCCGATGCGGCTCATGATGCGGGCGGGTTACCAGACGTTGCAGATCAGTTCGCCACCCGCCTTGTTGCGGCGGCAGTCGGCGTCCTTCATCAGACCCCGGGAGGTCGAGACGATGCTGATGCCGAGACCGTTCAGCACGCGCGGAATTTCCTGATAGCTGTAGTAGAGCCGGCGGCCGGGCGTCGACACGCGGGTCAAGCCCGTGATGGCCGGGGCGCTGTCCACGTATTTCAGGGCGACGACGAGGGTCTTGTGGCCCGCGGCATCGGTGCCGTCCTTGTAGTCGGCGATGTAGCCTTCGGCCTTGAGAATCGCGGCGATGGCTTCGCGCAACTTGGAGTGCGGCGAGGTGGTCTCGGCCTGACGAGCCTTCGACGCATTGCGCAGGCGGGTCAGGAAATCACTGATCGGATCGGTCATGGTGGATGTTGGTTTTCGGGGCCGCGCGGGTCATATCCGACCCCCGTGGGCCAAAAGGTTTACCAGGAGGATTTGGTGACGCCGGGGATCTTGCCGGCCAGCGCCAGCTCGCGAAACTGGATACGCGAGACGCCGAACTTGCCGATGTAGGCCCGCGGGCGGCCGCTGAGCGAGCAGCGGTTGCGGATGCGGATCTTGTTCGAGTTCTTCGGGAGCTTCTGCAGCTTCTTCTGCGCGCCGAAGAACTCGTCGTCGGTGGTGGCGGGATTGGCGAGGATCGCCTTCAGCTCGGCGCGCTTCGCGGCGTGTTGCGCGGCGAGGCGGATGCGCTTCTTGTTGCGCTCGATGGCGGAGGTCTTGGGCATGTCGGGATTTTCGATTTAAGATTGTTGATTTTCGATGTGGCGTCGGCGGCTGGTCCGGAGATCGGCGAGCGGAAATCGCCAATCGAAAATCGAAAATGAAGTTTAGGCGGCGTGGGCGGGTTTCGGCGCGACCGTTTCGGTGCGGCGGAATGGCATGCCCAGCAGGCGGAGGAGCTCGCGCGCCTCGTCGTCCGTCTCGGCGGTCGTCACGATCGCGATGTCGAGGCCGATGTGCTTCTTCACGTTCTCGACGGTGATTTCCGGGAAAATCGTGTGGTCGGTGATGCCGAGGTTGTAGTTGCCCTGGCCGTCGAGCTTCGACGGCAAGCCGCGGAAGTCGCGGATGGTGGGCAGCGCCACGGCGATCAGGCGCTGGAGGAAGTCCCACATCGCGGGGCCGCGCAGCGTGACGTGGCAGCCGACGACCTGGTTGGGCTTCAGCTTGAAATTCGCGATGGCCTTGCGGCTCTTGGCGAGCACCGGCTTCTGGCCGGCGATCAGGCCGAGATCCCGCTGAATGTCGGTGATCTGGTTCTTGTCCGCCTCGGCGTCGATGCCGGTGTTGAGGTTGATCTTCACCAGCTTCGGCACTTCGTGCTTGTTCTTGTAGCTGCGGCTCTTGACGAGCTCGGGCACGACGTGCTCGACGTAAAGTTTTTTGAGGGAGGGAACGTAGCTCATGGACAGGGCCCGCGATTACCGACCGCGAGGCATTGAAGAGTTAAGTTGAGAGAGAAAAGAGGAGGAGTGGACCGGAGGAAGTAACACGTGGCAAGTGGCAAGTATCGAGCACCTGAAGTCGGGAGCCAACGATTTGGTTTCCTGCTACTTGTAACTTGTGACTTGGCTCTTTGCCCGGCTCAGGCCTTGGCCGGCGCGGCTTCCTTCTTCCGCTTGCTGGCGTCGAACGTCGACTGGAGCATCAGGTTCGAGATGTGCACCGAACCTTCGCGCTCGGCAATCGTGCCCTGCGGGTGCTCCTGCGACTTCTTGAGGTGGCGCTTGATCATGGCCACGCCTTCGATGCGCGCGCGCTGCTTGGCCGCGAGGACCTCGAGGACCTTGCCCGACTTGCCCTTTTGGGAGCCGGCGATGACGACGACCTGGTCGCCGCGTTTGACGTGAAATTTCTGAGCCATGTTAGAGAACCTCCGGCGCGAGCGAGATGATCTTCATGAAATTCTTCGCGCGCAGCTCGCGGGCGACTGGGCCGAAGATGCGCGTGCCGCGCGGATTGTTCGTCGGATCGATGATCACGACCGCATTGCTGTCGAAGCGCAGGTAGCTGCCATCCGCACGACGGACGGGCGCCTTGGTGCGAACGACGACGGCCTTGTGGACCTCGCCCTTCTTCACCGTGGCTTCGGTGGAGCTTTGCTTGATGTGAACGGTGATGATGTCGCCCACGCCCGCGGTGGCGGTGATCTGACCCTTGCGGGAAATCATCGCGGCTTTGCGGGCGCCGGTGTTGTCAGCGACGTCGAGAACGGAGCGCAGTTGAATCATGACAGGCCTCCAGAAGGTTGGATGTTTGAGGAATCAGGCTCAGGCCTGGGGCGCGGGCTGCTCGGCCGGCGCAGGCGTGTTGCTGGCCGTGGTCTTGGTCGGCACCTGGGCGGCGACGTCGGTCTCGGAGATCGCGACGGCGTCGGTGGTGACGGCGCGCTGCACGATCGACACGATGCGCCAGCGCTTCAGCCGGCTCATCGGGCGGGTCTCCATCACCTCGACCGTGTCGCCGAGCTTGGCTTCGTTCTTCTCGTCGTGGACGTGGAGGACGGTCTGGCGGTTGACGATCTTGTGGTAGAGCGGGTGCGGCGACTTGTACGGGACGGTGACCTTGATGGACTTGTCGCCGGAGCGGCTGCTCACGAAGCCGATTTGGGTTTTGCGCGTATGGCGCTGAGCGGGAGAGGAGGACATCGGGATTTTCGATTTGTGATTTGGGATTTTCGATCGCTTCGGACTTTCGCGGGGCGGCCTCGGCCGCGGCTCGATCGAAAATCGAAAATCGAAATTCT is part of the Opitutus terrae PB90-1 genome and harbors:
- the rplE gene encoding 50S ribosomal protein L5 is translated as MSYVPSLKKLYVEHVVPELVKSRSYKNKHEVPKLVKINLNTGIDAEADKNQITDIQRDLGLIAGQKPVLAKSRKAIANFKLKPNQVVGCHVTLRGPAMWDFLQRLIAVALPTIRDFRGLPSKLDGQGNYNLGITDHTIFPEITVENVKKHIGLDIAIVTTAETDDEARELLRLLGMPFRRTETVAPKPAHAA
- the rplN gene encoding 50S ribosomal protein L14, whose translation is MIQLRSVLDVADNTGARKAAMISRKGQITATAGVGDIITVHIKQSSTEATVKKGEVHKAVVVRTKAPVRRADGSYLRFDSNAVVIIDPTNNPRGTRIFGPVARELRAKNFMKIISLAPEVL
- the rpsN gene encoding 30S ribosomal protein S14 codes for the protein MPKTSAIERNKKRIRLAAQHAAKRAELKAILANPATTDDEFFGAQKKLQKLPKNSNKIRIRNRCSLSGRPRAYIGKFGVSRIQFRELALAGKIPGVTKSSW
- the rpsQ gene encoding 30S ribosomal protein S17, coding for MSSSPAQRHTRKTQIGFVSSRSGDKSIKVTVPYKSPHPLYHKIVNRQTVLHVHDEKNEAKLGDTVEVMETRPMSRLKRWRIVSIVQRAVTTDAVAISETDVAAQVPTKTTASNTPAPAEQPAPQA
- the rplF gene encoding 50S ribosomal protein L6, producing MSRIGKQPVSIPDKVKVSVKDGTVFVEGPKGRVQKTFAPAVKVTVADKQVTFAPTEESRFAKAMYGTARSIVAGMVKGVTEGYTKDLEIQGVGFKANLKGKQLDLALGYSHPILLDIPEGIKITVTDQTKVRVEGADKQLVGAVTAEIRGYYPPEPYKGKGVRIVGERVRRKEGKTVA
- the rplX gene encoding 50S ribosomal protein L24, translated to MAQKFHVKRGDQVVVIAGSQKGKSGKVLEVLAAKQRARIEGVAMIKRHLKKSQEHPQGTIAEREGSVHISNLMLQSTFDASKRKKEAAPAKA
- the rplR gene encoding 50S ribosomal protein L18, with the protein product MNTIRKADLLQKRRWRIRKKVQGTAARPRLAVRFTAKHIYAQAINDDAGSTLVFLGTLDPELRGKKLAANLAGAKVLGTAFAAKAKAAGIGAVVFDRAGARYHGKVKTFADAAREGGLKF
- the rpsH gene encoding 30S ribosomal protein S8, coding for MTDPISDFLTRLRNASKARQAETTSPHSKLREAIAAILKAEGYIADYKDGTDAAGHKTLVVALKYVDSAPAITGLTRVSTPGRRLYYSYQEIPRVLNGLGISIVSTSRGLMKDADCRRNKAGGELICNVW